The genomic stretch TCTGGAGTATCGGTGGTGATGTTAAGAGCTGTTTGAGTTCCGCAAAAAGAGTTTTCACACTCGTCTATCCATGTGAATTTTTTGCCTTTAGAGAATGTCTAGAAAAAATGATAAGATCGGTTTGCCACTGCGGGTAGGAAACGTGACAGGGCAGCTATTCTCCCTGCTAGTTGCCGGACTTCTTTTACTGTCTTTGGGCTTGTCATGTTCAGCCTTGCATTGCATTTCTCTGGGTTGGCTTCTATACCTCGCGAGGTTAGCATGAAACCAAGGAACTTTCCTCCTTGGACTCCAAAAGCACATTTGTTCGGATTGAGTCTCATGTTATATGCTCGGAGTTGTTTGAAAATTTCTACCAAGTCATTACAATGTGACCTTTGCGCAGGTGTTTTTGCTACCATATCTTCTACATAGACGTCTATATTTCGGCCTATCTGCTGTTGGAATACTTTGTCCATTAGTCTCTGATATGTTGCACTTGCATTCTTTAGGCCAAAAGGCATTACCTTGTAACAAAAATTTACATGTTCTGTTATAAAAGCTGTTTTGTTTTGGTCCTTTGGGTGCATCAAAATCTGGTTATAACTagagtatgcatccataaaaCTCAAGGCTTTGAAACCAGAAGCGTTATCAACTAACTTATCAATGCAAGGTAATGGATATGCATCTTTAGGGCAAGCTTTGTTTAAATTTGTAAAGTCGACGCATATGTGCCATTTACCTGAGTTTTTCCTTACCATTACCACGTTGGACAACCATGTGGTGAAGCGGATTTCTCTGATGAAACCTGCGTTGAGGAGCTTCTTGGTCTCTTCAAGTGCTGCTTGTTTTTTCTCTTCTCCAAGGTTTCTTTTTTCTATGCCACTGGTCGGACTGTTTTGTCGATTACTAATTTGTGGCAGATGACCCCTGAGCTTATTCCGGGCATATCATCTGGTGTCCACACAAATAGGTCGGCATTCTGGCACAGTATATGTATAAGTCTTGCTCGGTCTTCCCCTTCCAATGCTTCTCCTATGTATGTGTATTGTTTATCATCTGCTGTTAATGTTATTTGGTGAAGATTGTCCATTGGTCAAGGTCTTTCGCCAAGGTCTTCTCTCGGGTCGAGGTCAGCTAGTGTTGTGGCATCGGCTGAATTGTGTATTGCTTGGACCTGGGGCCGAGCTTCTTGTTTCGTTTGGATTTGCTTTAGACTAGCATTGTAGCACTGCCGGGCTTCTTGGTGATCAGCATACACTGTTGCTATTCTGTTTTTCTGCACTGGAAACTTAACGCACAGGTGTAATGTGGACACTACCGCTTTGAATATATTCAAGGCGGGTCTCccaattataatattataaggGTTATAACAGTCTACTATTAGGTATTGAATATCGATGGATTTCGACATAGGGATCTCTCCCATTGTGGTCGTTAGCCATATGTGCCCCATGATGGGGACCCTTTCTCCGGAGAACCCAATTAGCTCTCCCGATGAGGGTTGTATTAGTTTTTCTGATAACTTCATCTTTTTAAAtgtagaataaaataaaacatcaGCACTACTACCTGGGTCCAGCAGTGTTTTCCTTACCAACAGCTCTCCAGCCTGGATAGAGATCACTACTGGGTCGTCGAGGTTAGGGCTTGTCGATCTGAAGTCTGATTGACCAAAAGATATTGTGATATCTGGGCCTTCCTCCCTCTTTGGCTGCAATGCTTCCTCGATTGCCAGCATTGCCCTATAGCTCCGTTTCCTGGCCGAGCTTGTTTCGCCTCCACCTGCATATCCTCCTGATATGTGGTTGATGATTCCTCTTGGCGGATCTGGAgttgtttgttttttttgttcttaTCTGTTACTGTTCATTTATGCTCGTTCTAGTCCGAGCTTATCCCTCTGGCTTTCTGACTTTCGACATATTTGTCTAAGAGCCCTTGGCGTGCCAGTCTTTCGAGCAAGTCTTTTGCCACGATACAGTCGTCCGTGGTATGGCCGAACTTCTGGTGGAAGGCGCAATGCTTGTTTCTATCCACGAAACTTTGGTCTCGGTAGTTTCCTGCTCGAGCTGGTGGCTTCACGATTTTGGCATTCAGAATCTCTTTGATGATATTTTCTCTTCTGGTGTTGAATCTGGTGTACGTATTGTGTTTCGATGCGGGCTTGAAAGGTTTCTTTGTGTCCTTGTTGCCTGGTGACCTGAGAGCTTTTTCCTCATCTCTTCGATGTGGCTGCTTATCCGTCTTTTGGGCCTCGTGGAGCTCCTCGATCTCCATTTGTCCTGCAGCTCTTTCTCGGAACTCTTCCAGTGTTTTTGGTTTTGTTATCGCAATAGTCTCCCGGAATTTGCCAGGTCTGAGGCCAGCTTTGAGAGCATGTAAGTGGACAGTCGGATCTAGGTCTTGGATCTCCATAGTGGCCTCGGCGAACCTGGTCATATAGTCCTTCAAGCCCTCGTGCTGTCCTTGCTTGATGGTGCCGAGATAATCTGATCCATGTACGTATATTCTCGACGCTGCAAAGTAGTCAATGAATGATCTGGCTAGATCTTCAAAGGAGGAGATCGAACCTGCAGACAGCTTAGAAAACCAGAGCAACGCAGCGCCGTCGAGGTAAGTAGAAAATTCTCGACATAGGACAGGCTCATTGTTAGCACCGTTGAAGAACATCATGGATTGGAATTTCTTCACATGGGCTCTGGGATCTCCGAATCCCTTGTATGGTTCAAGCGCGGAGGGCAGTGCAAAGTTTTTTGGCATCTAGTACTTTGTGATCTCCTCGGAGAAGGGGTTGTCGAGGGTGAGCTTTTTCTTCAGCAGAGTGATGTTTAAGGGATCTGTGTTCCCTTGagccaagctcttggagctctCCCCATTGTTTTGCGTAGACAGCTCGACTATTCTCCGCACTTCCGCCTGAAGCTCGGCGATTTGGGCGAGGAGCTCAGCCTGTGTGAGTTGTGGACTTTCCTTGTCAGCCATGACCGAGGATTGAGAATCCTGCAAAATAGAGTAGAGGActgaacaaagaaaaaaatgggGTTAGATGTATTCCGGCCCCACGGTGGGTGCCAAGTGATTCATCCGAGTACTGAGGTGGCCGAGTTTAAGCACTTTCGAGTGAGTCGTCAGCAGAGAGGAAGAGCTATACGTCGGCCAGGACCAAACACCGCGGCGGAAACACCTGCAAAAGATACCCCAACGCTCAAGTTAGTGATAATCTTAAGTGAGAGTGAATAAGTGAATATGAAAACTAGTAATGGAACCTGACTCTTGGCCGAGGATATTAGTTCGGCTTTATAGGAGTTGTTTTACCCGTTTACTATGGATAAGTCCTAGTTTGTAGATTGGTTATGATATTCTGTTTTGGTGATTAAGTTTGTTGAGCACGTTTCCTATTTCTCAAATAGATGAGGCCGAGTTTATCTGCTCGTGTGCCGAGTTTTTCGGGCGACCGAAGATAAGGGTGACGTATCATATACTATATGTGTTGTTCTTTTATACTTTctctaatacaaaataattatatataggtTAGCATCTTAAGCGGAATTAGATTCAAAGTAATtatagctatatatatataacgatCATTCAAAATATTCTCCCGTCCAAATGGTAAATAATCTTTTATAATTCTTTGTTCACAATCAGCAGAATCAGATGTAAAGTTAAGGACCCAGCTTAACTAGAAACACCAATTTTTGTTCACTTTTGTGTTTCCATTTCATGCTCTTTACTCGCAGTTTCCCGGTCACTATCGTTCTGGTTAAAATGCTTATTAATTGTTTTCCAGAAAGTTACCTTTTAGGTCCTTGTTCACATAATGTAAATTTGACATTAACCCTATGATAAAAATAGTTCAATTAACAGATGATAAAGAAGGAgggaacaaaaaaaaaggaaaagaccAATTCGTTAAACAATTATAAAATGGTAACGcataaaatgaataaataaataaagtattcAAAAAACCATAAGACTATCATGTATCAAAAAGTTAAGAACAAAAACATATATATGCGTGTGTTTTATAATACagttatttataatttgattattttcaaataaaactgAAATAATTTGGATTACGACGTATAAGAAAGTGTTCAATTCCTAACTTATTTATTCTTATTAGAACTAACATGAATTTGAAACTTGAATTTTGATGGCTTGAATTTGTGTATAATATTAGTTCTAATATCATATAGAAATTAAGTGggcataatttaattttaagaacCAATTCATGATGAGATAAAAATTGTTTAACacgtataaaaaattaatcaaatcttaattatatataagcACTTTTATCTCCCTACATATATATGGTGTTAgggataaaatatttttttgaattagaCTGATAGAACCATGTGCAAATAAAGGGGCTCACTCCAATTTTAATAGAATTCtgttaatttttagttaaaattaaagtaaCTGAGCTTAATTTTTATCCCTCAATAGCCAGCTCACTTTCAAAatgttttatattaattaacataaagaaaaaatatagaatactaatatattatttgtcaatttattgtcaataataattaatattaaagaCATTTTTACTAGAAGATACATGTATAAGGAGATATATTCACGAGACatatctataaaaatattttcattagaTACCGTTATAAAAAAAGATACTTTTATTAGATACATTTACAAAAACAACTCTGCTACATTACCAACAGCATTTCTGCCAACATCTGCCAattcttatttataattatatttgatGAAAGTGTCTTTgtagatgtgtctaataaaaatatcttttttataactgtatttaatagaagtgtctttataaatatattttttagatgtgtctctttatatatgtgtttaaaatataataactaatCATTGTTAGTAATAAGTTGGCAGATAATATATTGATACCCTatactttttcttaaaaaatacttttattaaataTAGCTATAAGTAAAAGTTGGCAAAAATTAGTAGAATTCTTATTGGTCATGTAACGAAATTGTTAACATAATAACATGCAGTTGTATTGTGTGTGAGTTGGATTACAGTATAAAAGTAATAAATTATTGTATACTCaccaaaatatataaatttcaaGATATAAATAAGCTGTTGGTATCAATATGAGAAGTGATATATAGtaataacaagaataaaattctattttgcTCCTTGAGTCTTGCACACTAGGTTTGGGATTTAAACTGGACTCGGAAATTGTgtacaaattaattaaatggATAAACAAACTATCACGCAAAATGGAAACGAGCATCGGCACATATATACTACACACGGTATTGACACTGAAATAAGGAATGTAAAATAATATACCAAAGGTTGCATGAATTCCATTGTTAGAAGATTCGCagagttaaaaaataaaaatatattctgAATAGCATTAAGTTAAGCTATACCAACACGAGATAATATTCTTGTAATGTCTCTGTCACAATTTTGAAGGAATCCAATAAAATAgacattttttttttgctttggaaTACGAGAACATGTGGTAATAAAGGTAATAGCTAGGAACAAGGCGAAGTTTCATACGTGGTAACATACTATTTGTGGTCCAAAAcctttgaattaaaaattaaaaaaaaaatttgaaggtTCAACTCGATTTAAGAACTTATTGAAATGCCAGTTTCTCATGCTACAAGGAAAGCGGGGATTAGTAGCAGTTTTATTAAAGTTGGCCTGTTTGTTGGATTTTAAAATTCTACAGTTTGACCTATATAATTAAATAGACTTTATAAATATCCACGATTTtatttaataaacaaaaataaatcgAGCCTAATTGggtttaataattaatatttgacATGCATGCATAGCTCCtgtcctttttctttttcatttctcttttttttttaataattaatatttggTTCTAAAATAGAGAAGTTATAAAATTATAACCAAAAGttaaagtgaaaaaaaaaaaaaggggtcAAAATCAAAAGTAACAAGATAATGGAGCACACTAATCTATCAAATATTTGTTTTTGAGTGTACACTACTAGTCTATCAAATTGAAATGGACTAATAGCACTAGCCTGCCTTGATTATGGAAATTGGCCGAGGCCCCAAGCCCAACAGAATATGCAGCAATTCACGATCCCCTCTAGTCAGCATGGCGTCTTCTACCTCTGGCCATTAACAGCAAGCTCAAGCTTTTGTTTCTTTCATTGTTATTCATATAGATAGGGCAgcattttttgttttctcttttcgGTTTTGCAGCAGCGTGTATGGAATAGTCTGTGATAAATATCACGAAAGTGAAATATCCGCAATTACGACAATCATAACCATGATCACATTTATAAATGCAGCTGCAATTTAAACCCTAATAGGATCCATCCAAACTAGCTGCTATCTTTAGAAATATAATTGGGAGACAAATAGAAAATAACAAATAGAAAGAGAGAATAGTATCTTTAGAAATATAAGTGAGAAGGACtgacaccaaaaaaaaaaaaaaaaaactgggaAGCACactttctttatatatatataaagaaaaaagaagatacAACCATAATACAATATTAGCTAGAATATTCAGTCCTAGGTTATTAATAAAAGGAATGTAATCAAAATATGTACCTTTAAACTGAAATTACTCATAAGAATTAATTGTAAATGGACTGCACATTGTACCCCAATTTGATCTCCGCGCTAAGAGAGTCTCCATCAAATTGAATGTGCAAAAATTGTTCAAGTTTTTTCCTGTTCATTTTTTGGTTTTAAAGAGGAAAATATTATTAGCATATCTTGGCTAAAGCatgcataaattaaattaaacttatTTGTTTAACACTCAGTTATAGTaaccaattaattaattaattaattaaaagattaCCTCAAGTTTTCTACTGATTCAACTTCCATTAAGCTATGCTTAAATTTCTTTGCTGGAGGAACTAGTTCTTCCCCTCCATCATCAGATTCGAACCCCTTTTCTTCATTTGGAGATGCAATGGCTTCTAACTCGAAAACTTGCCTGCTTCTCTTGAACCTGCACACTCTTGATTCCTTCTCCATATTTGTGTATATCCAACGGATGCCACACTCTTTTATCACCACTTCCTCCTTGTTTGGTAGCCGAGCAAAGAACTTAACTTCCAGATTTGCATTCTGGTCATCATCATCAATAATGGCCTTTCTTCCTCTGATTATTTCCATTATCTGCTTACAGCATTGTGAATCATACCATAATAACACATGATCTGACATAACATTCATCTGAAAGCCATGGTAAAAACTGCAGCCCCATCCTATTAAGGACGAACTTGCTATATGGGTCCTTTGACCCCAACTTGTTTCCAAGTAACATTCAAACCCAAACCTAATGTCAAGGTCACCAGTATTACATGGTGGTATTGGAGGAAGAGCCAAGTAGAAAATGAAACCAGAGAAATTGGAACTTAGTGGCACTTGAATGCTGATGGAATTTTGTGAAGATCCATTATGGAACAAGTCATCAAGTTTACTTCCTCTAATTGGCAAGAAATAACAAATCTTGCCAACGTTGGCGTTATCCTCACTAAGAAAGccatcaccatcatcaacaACAGTGCATTCTTCAATTCTGTTTTCTGTTCTTGTTGCTGATAGTGATTTTGCCTTGATTTCCATCCTAGCAATGGCATCCTTCAAAATGGTATTGTATGACTCTTCATCCAACATCACGCAGTTTAGGAATATAAAAGTAGTACCATGCTGTTTTTTCAGTTGTTCTGTGGAACCTGACACTGTCCTCAAAGATTTGCAGTCCCAGACCTTGAAGTCATGAACGGAAGGTGGAAGCGCTGGTACATGTTGTAACCTTTCACAATGACAAAGTAAAACAGCCTTGAGCCGCGGAAGACTCTTAATGTTTTCTGGAAAGGAAGTGATGTTAGTGTTATGTAGGCCTATGAACAACAatgatgataacaaagagatgTTGTCTGGGAGTTCAGTCAAACTTTGACATCCATCAAATTTCAATTCTTTTAGATAATGGAACATAGGGCTGGGTAGTATTCTGCGTAAGGTGGCCACTGAGTCACATTCTTGGTTATTAGGGTCTGAAAGCATGATTTGATTGGTGAACTTTTCAGGAAGATCCATGAGGAGATCGCTGATTGGAAAGGAGAAGTTCACAAGATGTTGAAGATGCACAATTGATGATGGTAGTTGTTTCAAGGCAGTTGACCTCAAATGCACATGAATATCAGAATGATCTTTTGAAATTGGGATTGAGAATTCTTCCAGATTTGGGCAGCCATAGGCAACAACTTTTTCAAGGGAAGTTGAACAGTTGTTGCTGCTTAGGCTCTTAAGTTCCTTGCATCCATACACAGCTAAAAATCCAAGTTTTGGAAGGGAGAAAATAGAAGGATGAACATGAGGTAAGCTTTCACATTGATTTAGCCATATTGCTTTGAGATTTGGGGCACCTGAAAAATCTGGACACTCTATCATTCGCTTCGAACCACTGAGATAAACttcctccaaactcggtaaactCTGCAATGGATTAAGCGGGTAGATTAGGAATCCTTAGTTGTGGTTACTTACCAGTATATATGGCTAAAGAAGCTGCTGCAATGCATGTTGCTATATGAAATTTGAGAAACAGCAATTTTCGTAACAAAGAAAGtgtagtatttttattaaaattttatcagtatttaattaataaaaaaaattatattattaaatataattttatactattaaaaataataataataattaattgatagttatatattataaaatttattatcttCTAACATTTCTCTTTAATAATTAAGGTCGATAAATATACACAATAAGTTCATaagttttttttgttattagtCTAATATaagtttcattattttgatagttaattatttaattaaaaaaatatgtgatttaatatatatatatataaatataaaaaatattatgtaaatataaaaaattaattatatagttatatataaataaatattatttaatttatattttaatatatattttattagattAAGTGAGTAACtaaacttttatatatatgtgaTATGATTATATAAATATACTCATGCatattatctaatttaataattattttttagtacgCATGTAACTATATTAAAAAGCCCCTGTGATTTTATGTCTCATCTCAATTACTAGATCGACGACAACTGATGTGCGTGCACAATTTAAAACAATGATTAAGACAATAGAACGAAATATTAAAAACAAGCAAACCTAAATTCCTAACTTCTTAAATAAATATGAAGAGATTatgtcatttaaattataattttttagcaGCTATAATCAGTGTATAAATATAGATGTTaggtaaaaaattataaatgtacatttaagttaaataaaataattttaactcATTATCACCATATTATTACtgtaacaaaaaattaggatcagcagttttttttattaattttggcCAACATTTTATTTTATCGGCACAAGCATTGAATTATCTTTAATATTGatttatatatacaaattttaataaatataaatgtaaattatattaatttatatatgtaaaatataataaatataagtataaattatgtatttatttcatattaataatatttattaattttataatattattgaaaattaaGGGTAACAAGTAGAGAAGTCTGTCTTATTTTGTTCTATTCCGTCAAAAACCTATCTTTTGACGGATTGGCCCATTTTGTCCCGCCTAGAGAGACGATCTTAAAATTTCATCCCGTCCTATCTAGCTGTGGACTGGTAGGTTAAGTCCACCAatgttatcttttttttattatatattaattattaaataatgtatataatttcataattattttaataaatttataatttctaaaatcataaaaaaattataatttttatattcacaaacattaaaatttttgtaattatagatatctaataaacataattatcaaccgagttttcatccaaaacataattataaatattgtcttcaaagcaaaataaacataattcaaaacattcaatttttatctttattctaTTATAAGTTGGATTGAAAAAAGTTGtgttttgacaaaaaaaattacaaaaatatttctttGCCAAAAAAATACTAAGTCCAACAGAAAATCCGTTCCACTCCGCCCTGCCAAATATTCGCAGTTTAAACAATACGAATTAAACAGATTTTGGCTATTTAAcgatttcaattttttaattcgACCTACTTTTTTTTGGCAGGTTACACGAATTGCCCTATAAGTTTAAACCGATTTGCCACCCCTATTAAAAACATAATATTACAACCTTAAAATGaacgaatttttttttaatattacaaTCATAATATTAcggtatttaaaaaaaatccaaataaaATGCCATAACTTTTATAAAAGTGTACCTATTATAGTTATAAGAAGAATTGGAACCGACTAGAGCTGGTCAAACTCGACGAAATTGGTCAAAATAAACCGATTCAACGGAATGTAGAAGTGAAAACTTTAAAATTGATGAAGatgaaatttgaattcaaagTCTCTTTGTTACTACAAACTCTCTTTATTATTAGATTAcgttgttttttattattttaaattattattaattatataataaaaatatgtaataattttattagatattattttatatttatttatatttaaattaattatatttttattatatataattattaatatgaatataaatattattaaatatgtataaataaaaatattatatatttttattagttataatataattatttttttataattatataatatttattaatattattttttaataaatatatatatataataatataataaatataaattaattagatagttattaaaattaaaaaaaaaattattttaatataaaaataaaattacaaaaattattatttaaaatactagaattttatataattatttaataataaattaattataatttattaattataatttgttgatttttgtttgtttttaaaatattaataaagatatatattttaaattttaattttaaatttattattattttatattttttatttatatgatacgAAATCGATCGGTTCAATTAATAATTTACTAACTAAACTAATAAACTAATAGTTTGATCggttaaatttattttctacaAAATAAAACCAATACAAACACACACTATCCTCTTTAGTCCTTAAGCACGTAGGCCCTTAGAATTTACCAAAAAAAGAGACCATTTATATGAAGAATATGACTAACCTGTGGGCCATCCCAAAGCTTTTCAACGTTACTGTATGGCATGGAGAGTTCAACAAGTTTGTTAGGCCAAGAAGTAGTTGATAGAGATTTTAATGGGCATCTGTCCCATTGAATGTATCTCAAGTTATTAGGCAATTCCAGATTTGTTGGAAGACTTAATGTATAATCAACTCTTTTTCTCCCATAATCAATGCTGCTGCTAGCAAAAGCAAGTAATCTTAGTTTTGGCATCTTTCTAAATGCACCGGAACTAATACATATTTCTGTCCGCTGAGTCATATCCAAGTATATGGTTTCAATCGTAGCGGACCCCTGAAAAATATACACAATAATGTAAGCAAGTTAAATTTTCTATACAAAAACATGTACtgttttaacttagaaaatgtTGGAGTTTCGTTCTCTTACTTTATCATTCTCTAATATATCGCAAACTTCATCTGGGTGCCACACTCTGCTACGCTTTCCAGGGTTCTTGAGAGATTCTTCACATACAATTTTGTGACCCATTTCCTGTATCAAAtcatgcatttgtatgcttttatTGGTAGCTATTGATATAAGAGCCTTGTCTAAAAGGTTTCTTATTCCAATATCTGCAAAGAAGCCACACTCATTCAATATTCTTatcactttttctttctcttctcctttAAAAAAGCATGCAATATCCAGAAATATATCCTTTTCTGTATCATCTAGTTCATTGAAACTCAACCTCAACACCTTTTGAATATCTGCATTAGGAATCCTTTTTAGTTTTGTCAGTGCATTGTCCCATTCCTTTTCACTTCTCGAATGAAGAAAAGATCCCAAAACTTTCAAAGCTAAAGGATTTCCTCTGGCATAAGCAAGTGCCCTTTTTGATAGCTCCCAGTATTCATTTTCAGGAGGATGGGTTCTATTGAAGGCATTCAAGCTAAACAGTTTGAGAGAGTTTTCATCATTCATTTCTGTGACTTCATGGATATGATCAACCGATCTACTCAGAAGAACATGCTTATCTCTGGTGGTAACAATAACTTTGCTACCAACTCCAAGATAATCTTGTCCCACTCCAAGCAAATTTTCTAGAAGTTCAGAAGTATTCACATCATCTAGCACAATGAAAACTTTCTTACGCCTCAATCTGCGGATTATAGCAGAAGACACAATCTTTGGAGTGCTAATATGAACATGTTCGTGCAGCAACTCAGAAAGAAGTCTATTGAAAATGTAGTTGAGGCCATGCCTTGAAGATTCTTCTCTTACATTGGCCAAGAAACAACTACCTTCGTACTTGGGAGAGAACTCTTGAAAAATGGCAGCCGCAATAGTTGTTTTTCCTATGCCGCCCATGCCCCAAATTCCAATGGTTCGAACATCCTGTGAGTTGATCAAAACagattcaatgcatgcataatTTTGGTCATGTATAAAAGGGCTCCTGAGTTCATTTGTGTATTTCTGATCCAATTTTCGGACAATCATTTGGACTATGCCTTCAATGAGGTCAGATTCAGTCCTGTGTAATTTaacccaaaaaaattaaaatgtataCACACCAAAGAAGAAGAGATTGAACAAATGGCAATAAAACCAATTAATctatattttatgatttttttttttatgatttttgaaGATCTATATTCTAATCTTCCAATTCCTGTTGCTAACTATTTCATTTTTAGTCTAAcaattctt from Arachis stenosperma cultivar V10309 chromosome 9, arast.V10309.gnm1.PFL2, whole genome shotgun sequence encodes the following:
- the LOC130947621 gene encoding uncharacterized protein LOC130947621; protein product: MNVMSDHVLLWYDSQCCKQIMEIIRGRKAIIDDDDQNANLEVKFFARLPNKEEVVIKECGIRWIYTNMEKESRVCRFKRSRQVFELEAIASPNEEKGFESDDGGEELVPPAKKFKHSLMEVESVENLRKKLEQFLHIQFDGDSLSAEIKLGYNVQSIYN
- the LOC130948966 gene encoding uncharacterized protein LOC130948966; the protein is MPKNFALPSALEPYKGFGDPRAHVKKFQSMMFFNGANNEPVLCREFSTYLDGAALLWFSKLSAGSISSFEDLARSFIDYFAASRIYVHGSDYLGTIKQGQHEGLKDYMTRFAEATMEIQDLDPTVHLHALKAGLRPGKFRETIAITKPKTLEEFRERAAGQMEIEELHEAQKTDKQPHRRDEEKALRSPGNKDTKKPFKPASKHNTYTRFNTRRENIIKEILNAKIVKPPARAGNYRDQSFVDRNKHCAFHQKFGHTTDDCIVAKDLLERLARQGLLDKYVENPPRGIINHISGGYAGGGETSSARKRSYRAMLAIEEALQPKREEGPDITISFGQSDFRSTSPNLDDPVVISIQAGELLVRKTLLDPGSSADVLFYSTFKKMKLSEKLIQPSSGELIGFSGERVPIMGHIWLTTTMGEIPMSKSIDIQYLIVDCYNPYNIIIGRPALNIFKAVVSTLHLCVKFPVQKNRIATVYADHQEARQCYNASLKQIQTKQEARPQVQAIHNSADATTLADLDPREDLGERP
- the LOC130948968 gene encoding disease resistance protein RPV1-like — encoded protein: MAFSDVYSPPTPPPLTKYDVFISFNGKDTRNGFTSHLHSALCRNQIETFIDYRIEKGGEIWEELVQAIRDSSVYLVIFSEHYASSKWCLRELAEIIELTNMVEKGHHHIIPVFYRIEPTHVRKQTGSYYSVFAEYDRNLDYRLVRQWRKALFHAANISGFEYNHHHSRTESDLIEGIVQMIVRKLDQKYTNELRSPFIHDQNYACIESVLINSQDVRTIGIWGMGGIGKTTIAAAIFQEFSPKYEGSCFLANVREESSRHGLNYIFNRLLSELLHEHVHISTPKIVSSAIIRRLRRKKVFIVLDDVNTSELLENLLGVGQDYLGVGSKVIVTTRDKHVLLSRSVDHIHEVTEMNDENSLKLFSLNAFNRTHPPENEYWELSKRALAYARGNPLALKVLGSFLHSRSEKEWDNALTKLKRIPNADIQKVLRLSFNELDDTEKDIFLDIACFFKGEEKEKVIRILNECGFFADIGIRNLLDKALISIATNKSIQMHDLIQEMGHKIVCEESLKNPGKRSRVWHPDEVCDILENDKGSATIETIYLDMTQRTEICISSGAFRKMPKLRLLAFASSSIDYGRKRVDYTLSLPTNLELPNNLRYIQWDRCPLKSLSTTSWPNKLVELSMPYSNVEKLWDGPQSLPSLEEVYLSGSKRMIECPDFSGAPNLKAIWLNQCESLPHVHPSIFSLPKLGFLAVYGCKELKSLSSNNCSTSLEKVVAYGCPNLEEFSIPISKDHSDIHVHLRSTALKQLPSSIVHLQHLVNFSFPISDLLMDLPEKFTNQIMLSDPNNQECDSVATLRRILPSPMFHYLKELKFDGCQSLTELPDNISLLSSLLFIGLHNTNITSFPENIKSLPRLKAVLLCHCERLQHVPALPPSVHDFKVWDCKSLRTVSGSTEQLKKQHGTTFIFLNCVMLDEESYNTILKDAIARMEIKAKSLSATRTENRIEECTVVDDGDGFLSEDNANVGKICYFLPIRGSKLDDLFHNGSSQNSISIQVPLSSNFSGLGLNVTWKQVGVKGPI